The DNA region TATCAGGTGTCACTGTCACTAAAAATGATAGCAAGCATGTCATGTGGTGTTCCACATGACAGATTGTTATGGGTAAACCCCTAATACCCCATCAGTAATAATGAAAAAGGAGTACATATGAGAAGCAGAAATAACCAAGTAGTCATTAGACTAAATGATAGAGAATATAAATATTTTCAAAAACAAGTTGACTTAAGCGGGTTATCAATGAACACATATATAATTCAATTAATAATGGGCTACAAGATAAAAAAACGCCCACATAGAGACTATGGCAAACTAGCCTGGGAAATATCTAAAGTTGGCACGAATATTAATCAGATTGCTCATAAAGTAAATGCATCAGGAAATGCATCCAATAGTAATATTGATACTGCCATTCTATTACTAAAGAAGATAATAGAGCTAATGCGCGATATGAGATAACTAATGGCGCTGGCTCCTCGTGGCTCCTGGAATGAGGTTCGCGTGGCTCCTAGTGGCTCCTGAAAAGCTGAAAAATGAAATATATTACTACCTTGCGGCTACATATGACATTCAAGTTGATGTGCCACAGCTTCTGTGATATCCTTCTGCTGACTATATCTTTATAGCCAGAAAGAGGTGAAAAATAAATCAAAAAATAATTAGATTAAGGAGAAATAAATGAACCAAATCAATTGTATAGAATCAAATCAAAACTCTACCAGAAAAACATATACAGTCAAAGAAATTGCTCAAATACTCAATATGAGCGAAAGGACAGTATATCATCTCTGTAATACTACAGATAATTTCAGAGTATTAAAAATAGGTAAATCCATAAGAATTCATAAAGAATC from Candidatus Delongbacteria bacterium includes:
- a CDS encoding helix-turn-helix domain-containing protein codes for the protein MNQINCIESNQNSTRKTYTVKEIAQILNMSERTVYHLCNTTDNFRVLKIGKSIRIHKESFDKWFYN
- the mobC gene encoding plasmid mobilization relaxosome protein MobC, encoding MRSRNNQVVIRLNDREYKYFQKQVDLSGLSMNTYIIQLIMGYKIKKRPHRDYGKLAWEISKVGTNINQIAHKVNASGNASNSNIDTAILLLKKIIELMRDMR